The Tissierellales bacterium genome contains the following window.
CACTTGTTTTGTTCTAAATTATACCCACTTAACCTCAAAAAACACTAATACTTTATAAAATTATTTTAAATTAGGTTAAAACAACTTAAACCAAATCAATATGAGCCAAATCCCTTACATATGATATATGGAAATATAAAGACTTTTATATTGACCTATCCGGTCACTTATGCTATAGTGTAAATGACCTAGGCAGTCAATATAATTTTAATATAAGGAGAGAAAATGATTTATTCTAAATTTGAGAATTTAAAATCAGATAAACAAAAGCAAATTATAGAGGCTTCATTAAAGGAATTTGCTAAAAATAGTTTTGAAAAAGCATCTACCAATGAAATTGTAAAAAATGCAGAAATATCTAAAGGATCATTATTTAATTATTTTAATAGTAAAAAAGAATTATATATATATTTGCTTGATTACAGTATGTATATTATTGAAGATTTGTATAAAGAAATGGATTTAAAGGAAAGAGATATATTTAAAAGAATTGGAAATTTTGGCATACAAAAATTAAGAGTGCATAAAGAATTTCCTTATGTCTTTGATTTTCTAGCTTCTGCACAGCTAGAGGAATCAGAAGAAATAAAGGATATTATTGGGGAAAAAGTGGCTCTTATATATGATAGAGGAATTAAAGAAATATATAAGGATATAGATTATTCTAAATTTCGTGATGATATAGATATAGGAAGGGCAATTGAAATATTAAACTGGACTATGTTTGGTTTTGGGGAAAAAATTATTAAGGAAATAGAAACTTTTAAAGATAGTAGTGCATTTGGGAAAAAGGCTATTGAAGAGTGGGAAATTTATTCTCACATGCTAAAAAATAATTTTTATAAGTAAAGAGTAATTAATATAATAATTAGGAGAAGAAGGGGTGTATATTATGTCGAAAATTTTAAAGGTAGAAGGTTTACAAAAAAACTTTGGAAAGGTTCAAGCCTTAAGAGATGTAACATTTAATTTAGAAGCTGGAGAAGTTGTTGGATTTATAGGTCCTAATGGAGCTGGTAAATCTACTACTATCCGAATCTTATTAGGAATTATTAAGAGGGATAAGGGAAATGCAGAAATATTTGGTAAAGATGTTTGGAAGGATAGCATTGAAATCCATAAACGAATATCCTATGTCCCAGGTGAGGTTGCTTTATGGGGGAACCTAACAGGAGGGGAAATTATTGATTTATTTATGAAACTACATGGGTCAGGGGATAAGTCAAGGCGAGATTATTTAATTAAACGTTTTGAGTTAGACCCTAGAAAGAAGTCTAAGGGATATTCTAAGGGGAATCGTCAAAAAGTTGGTTTAATTGCAGCATTATCAGTTGATTCAGACTTATATATCTTTGATGAACCAACATCTGGACTGGATCCTTTGATGGAACAGATTTTCCAAGAGGAAGTTGGGGAAATTAAGGATGCAGGTAAATCAGTTTTATTATCTTCTCATATTTTAAGTGAAGTTGAGAGACTGGCAGATAAAGTTGTTATTATACGCCAAGGGGGAATTGTAGAAGCTGGAACCCTTGATGAACTACGTCACTTGACCCGTTCTACAGTAGTATTGGAAACAGAGGAGGATGTATCTAAAATGATCAATATAA
Protein-coding sequences here:
- a CDS encoding TetR/AcrR family transcriptional regulator, with the protein product MIYSKFENLKSDKQKQIIEASLKEFAKNSFEKASTNEIVKNAEISKGSLFNYFNSKKELYIYLLDYSMYIIEDLYKEMDLKERDIFKRIGNFGIQKLRVHKEFPYVFDFLASAQLEESEEIKDIIGEKVALIYDRGIKEIYKDIDYSKFRDDIDIGRAIEILNWTMFGFGEKIIKEIETFKDSSAFGKKAIEEWEIYSHMLKNNFYK
- a CDS encoding ABC transporter ATP-binding protein, with protein sequence MSKILKVEGLQKNFGKVQALRDVTFNLEAGEVVGFIGPNGAGKSTTIRILLGIIKRDKGNAEIFGKDVWKDSIEIHKRISYVPGEVALWGNLTGGEIIDLFMKLHGSGDKSRRDYLIKRFELDPRKKSKGYSKGNRQKVGLIAALSVDSDLYIFDEPTSGLDPLMEQIFQEEVGEIKDAGKSVLLSSHILSEVERLADKVVIIRQGGIVEAGTLDELRHLTRSTVVLETEEDVSKMININGVHDFLQKDNQGIFSADHKYLNDILVEATKLGVKKFEATPPTLEDLFMRHYEG